The Erwinia billingiae Eb661 nucleotide sequence AACCAGTCAGCCTGCGACCACGACAACCACCACCACGCAAAGCGCAACGGAATCGTCAGCCAAACCGGCAACGACCACCACCGAAACGTCGAAGAGTACTGATAGCGAGACAACGCATTCAGCGACCAGCAATACGGAAAACGCGCAAAGCTCTGGCAGCTCAACCACCACGCCAGTCGAGACCACTGAGTCCTCTACTAACGGATAATTCGGTCACGGTGTCGGTATTGTTGATCCGGCAAGGCTCGCTGAAGGCGATGGCCTTCAGCACGCACCCTTTCTCTGATTTGTTCGAACTAGTCGCGCCAGCCCAACGCGGGCGCGACATGTTTCAGAATCGACTCCATCACATGCGCACAATAGTCGACGCCCAGCTGGTTCGGGATGGTCAACAGCAGCGTATCCGCTTCCGCAATCGCCTCATCTTTCGCTAACTGTGCAATCAGCGCTTCCGGCTCGGCTGAATAGCTACGGCCAAAGATGGCGCGGGTTTTCTCATCCAGATAACCGATTTGATCGCCACCTTCGCGGCTGGCACCAAAGTAGGCGCGATCTGTCGCATTCATCAAGGCGAAGATGCTGCGGCTGACGGAAACACGCGGCTCACGCGTGTGCCCTGCTTCCTGCCAGGCGGCGCGATAGACGCGGATCTGTTTGGCCTGCTGAATATGGAACGGCTCGCCGGTTTCATCATCTTTCAGCGTCGAGCTTTGCAGGTTCATACCCAGCTTCGCCGCCCACACCGAGGTGGCGTTAGAACCGGATCCCCACCAGATGCGTTCACGCAGGCCCTCGGAGAAGGGCTCCGGCCGTAACAGGCCAGGCGGATTAGGAAACATTGGCTGTGGATTAGGTTTCGCAAAGCCTTCGCCGCTCAGCACTTCCAGCAAACGCTCGGTATGACGACGGCCCATATCCGCATCGCTTTCCCCTTCCTGCGGCGCATAGCCAAAATGGCGCCAGCCTTCAATCACCTGCTCCGGCGATCCACGACTGATACCTAACTGCAGACGGCCGCCGCTGATCAGATCCGCCACGCCGGCATCTTCGGCCATATACAGCGGGTTTTCGTAGCGCATATCAATGACGCCGGTACCAATCTCAATACGTTTGGTTTTCGCGCCGACCGCAGCCAGCAGCGGGAACGGTGCGCTAAGCTGGCGGGCAAAATGGTGAACGCGGAAATAGGCACCGTCAGCGCCTAATTCTTCTGCTGCCACCGCCAGATCGATGGATTGCAACAGCGCATCAGAAGCGGATTGCGTCGCCGACTGTGGTGACGGCGTCCAGTGTCCAAATGACAGAAATCCAATTTTTTTCATGACCGGAGTGCCTTGTTTCAGAGTTAAAAGTGGTAATGCGTCCGACAGAATGAAGCTGAATACCCGTAGCTTGCAAGCTTTTGACTGTATCAATCTTTTATCGGGTAACCATTCTCGTGCACCTGGGCCTCAGCCCGCGTAAACAACCGTCCATAGACGCCCGGCGTCATGCCGGTGACTCTGACAAAGGCTCGGCGCATAACGTCGACGCTGGCGAAACCGCACTCTCCGGCCAGGGTTTTGCTGGCCATACCCTGCTCCAGCAGCTGTTTCGCTCTGGCCACGCGCTCCCTTTCCAGCCATTGCGCCGGGGAAACGGCCAACGTCTGACGAAACAACCGGGAAAGGTGGCGCTCGCTGACGTTCATATGCTCTGCCATCACCGCGACATTTTTCACCTTATCGAGATGGCTGGCGCTCCAACGCAGCAGCTCCTGAAAGGATGAACGGCCGGAAAGAGTGACATTGTCACCGCGCATAAAATGATTCTGACTCACCGGTCGGCGGAAGAACATCACCAGGTTACTGGCGATCTCCAGCGCGACGTCCCGCCCCAAATCTTCCTCCACCAACCTTAGCGCCAGATCGAGACCTGAAGTGACGCCCGCTGCGGTGCGGATCGGGCCATCGGCAACATACAGCGCATCAGCATCGACGCTGATCTGCGGGAAACGGCTGGCCAGCTCGCTGGCGCAGGCCCAGTGCGTGGTCACCCGCTTGCCCTGCAACAGACCCGTTTGTGCCAGCAATAATGCCCCGCTGCACACCGAACCAAATCGCTGACTTCGCCGGCACAGCCCGCTAATCGCGTCCAGCTGTTGAGGCTCGGCAATGATGTCGGTGATACCGGGTGCGCCAGCCACTAAGAAGGTCTGCGGCGAGTAATCCGCGGATTCACTGAGCAGCCGATCGGCGGTCAGGCGGACGCCGGAAGAGGAACGCAGCACCGGCGTGGAAAATGACATCACTACCGGCGTATACACCTGGCGTTGCAGAATGCGGTTCGCTTCGGCAAACACGTCCAGCGGGCCGCAGACATCCAGCATCTGTACGCCAGGCACGGCGAGAATGGCAATGTCACTGTTCATTATTCCTCCGGTGTCCGGGTTTGCCGGAATGTCCCGTATCGTCGTAATCAGTCGCTTTAAGTCATTTATGATGCCCAGCATATTGCTTAAACACAATCCCGAGGCGAGAAAATCATGAACCAGACAATTAACGTTCCAGACAGTCAGATGGCGAAAGAAGTCACCGAATTGGTGCGCGATACCGAATCCGAGCTGCTGTTTCACCATTCCAGCCGCGTTTACTACTGGGGCGCGCTGGCGGGACAACAGCGCGGGCTGAAAGTCGACAGCGAGCTGCTGTACGTCGGCTGCATGTTCCACGATATGGGGTTAACTCACGATCACTGTAGCTGCGACAAACGTTTTGAAGTGGATGGTGCCAACGCAGCGCGGGACTTCCTGCAGCGTCACGGCATTGAACAGGCCGATATTGATAAGGTCTGGACGGCAATTGCCCTGCACACCACGCCAGGTATCCCGGAATTTATGGCGCCCGAAATCGCACTGGTCACTGCCGGCGTGGAGATGGATGTGCTGGGGATGGGATATGAGAATTACAGCGAGCAGGACATTACGGCGGTCACCGCGTTACATCCGCGCCCTGAGGCCTTTAAAGAAGCGATCATTCAGGCCTTTTATGACGGCATTAAGCACAAGCCGCAAACCACCTTCGGCAACGTGAAAGCGGACGTGATTAAAGATAAGGAAGCAGGCTTTACGCCGGGGAATTTCTGTCAGGTGATCCGCCAGTCGCGCTGGAGAGGTTAACGGCACGGCGCTCGCTACGTGAAGTCGCTTTCAGTCAAAAGGGGGATTTCACGTAAACGTTGTCTTGCAGCAGAGGGCAGGTCAGTCTCGGCGGGCGGTGATCAGTCCGGCTTCACCAGCCGGATAGCGTGTTCCAGCACCTTCTGTTCATCACGGTCGGCATCCGATCGGCCCTGCCGGGTCTTTAACAGCAGATTCGACAACACCTTACGATCGGTGTCGAAACCCCCTTCTGCCAGCACAATCACCGCATCGCCAATCACCCGGCACACTTCATCGTAATACTCTTCACTCAGCACATCGCGTTTCATCATTCATTTCCTGTCGCTGGTTCGGTTAGACCTTAATGGCTTAAACCTGGCAAACAATCAGATGCAAAACAAGTTGAGACATACTTTGTAAAAACTTAATGCAGTCTCGCCAGGTGATGAACATCGCATTTTTCAGCATCAGTGCCGTGATTTATCAACGAAAACTCAACCAGTGTTGTTTTTCTTTCGCCACGCAAAGCATTTGCTGTGAAGGTAAGGCGTTTTTTACTTTTCAAGGACATGAAAATGAAGATAAATACAGGGGCAGTTCTCGTTATATCATTATTCCTGACCGCTTGTGCCGGCTCAGAAACAGCAAAATATCCTACCCTCATCGATAACGTCACGTCTGAAAACATACAGCGGATACTCCAATCAGACGTTATTCCCTCAACCGGTGAAAGCCACGGTGAAGTCATCAGCCGGGTATCGTCAGCCTTTCTCGGCACGCCCTATCAGGCCGACACGCTGATTGGCGGAGCTGATACCCCGGAAGTGCTTGTCGCCAATTTCAACCATGTAGACTGCTTTACCCTGATCGACTACGTGGAAGCCCTGACCCGAAGCCGCGACCAAAAATCCTTCCTGAATAACCTTGTCAAAATCCGCTATGCCGGGGGGCACGTCGACTACCTCAGCCGCCGGCACTTCTTTACTGATTGGTTCGCCACCGTCCCACGCAATGCCCGCGACGTCACGCCCGAGATCAGTCCGGACTTTCTCGTCGCTAACAAGCAACTTAACCGCAAAGCCGACGGTGGCGAATACATTGCCGGCCTTGGCGTTCATCCACGTAAAATCAACTATGTTCCCGGCAAGGCCATTAATGAACACCTGCTCAACCGGCTGAAACCCGGCGATTATGTCGGTGTCTTCTCCCCACTCAGCGGACTGGATGTTTCACATGTCGGGATTGTGGTTCGCCACGACGGTAAGGTGTGGTTCAGAAATGCCTCTTCGCTGGCCGCAAACAGAAAAGTCGTGGATTCGCCTTTTATCGAATATATGCAGTCGAAACCGGGAATCGTTGTGCTGCGGTCTGACTGATTTGCGCAGCGAATGCCCTTAATCAGTCTGTGGATGTGCATTCCTGTTTATCTCTTCTATCTTTATCTGCAAGATGAAACGATAAGTCGGAGAGACAACAATGAGCAATGATCCACGTAAACCTACCACCACTGATGCTGGCATCCCGGTTGCCAGCGATGAATACTCATTATCAGTCGGGCCGGATGGCCCTGTCCTGCTCCACGATCACTATCTGATTGAACAGATGGCGAACTTTAACCGTGAACGCATTCCGGAACGCCAGCCGCATGCGAAAGGCAGCGGTGCCTTTGGCCACTTTGAAGTGACCCATGATGTCAGCCAGTACACCAAAGCCGCCGTTTTCCAGCCGGGAACCAAAACCGATCTGGTGATGCGATTCTCTACCGTTGCCGGTGAACGCGGCAGCCCGGATACCTGGCGCGATCCGCGTGGTTTCTCGATCAAGTTCTATACCACCGAAGGCAACTACGACATGGTGGGCAACAACACGCCAGTGTTCTTTATCCGTGACCCGATGAAGTTCCAGCACTTTATTCGCTCGCAAAAGCGTCGGGCGGATAACAACCTGCGCGATAACGATATGCAGTGGGATTTCTGGTCGCTGTCACCCGAGTCAGCGCATCAGGTGACCTATCTGATGGGCGATCGCGGCATTCCCAAAAACTGGCGCCATATGAACGGCTACTCCAGCCATACCTATATGTGGGTGAATGCGGCGGGCGAGAAGTTCTGGGTGAAATACCATTTCCATACCGATCAGGGTATTGAGAACCTGACTCAGGAAGAAGCCGATAAGCTGGCGGGTGAAGACGGTGATTACCATACCCGCGATCTGTTCATGTCGATCAAAAACGGCCAGTTCCCAAGCTGGACGCTGCATATGCAAATCATGCCGTTTGCCGAAGCGGAAACCTACCGCTTTAACCCGTTTGACCTGACCAAGATCTGGCCGCACAGCGATTATCCGCTGATCCCGGTGGGCAAATTAACCCTTAACCGTAACCCAACGGATAACCATGCGCAGATTGAACAGGCTGCCTTTGAGCCCAACAACCTGGTGCCCGGCATTGGTTTGAGCCCGGATAAAATGCTGATTGGCCGCGTATTCTCTTATGCTGATGCGCACCGTGCGCGTCTGGGCGTCAATTACAAGCAGATCCCGGTCAATGCGCCACACTCGCCGGTGAACAGCTACAGCAAAGATGGCGCCATGCGCATGAATCCGGTGTCCGATCCGGTCTATGCGCCTAACTCCAAAGGTGGCCCGGTGGCGGATGGCGATCGTTATCCGACCGACTCGACCTGGCCGTCGAGCGGCGAGATGGTGCGCGCGCCATACACCCTGCGCCGCGATGATGACGATTTTGGCCAGGCCAATACGTTGATCAATAAGGTGATGGATCAGGCGGGACGCGATCGTCTGGTGAGTAACGTTACCGGCCATCTGCTGAATGGCGTTGAGGAACCGGTGTTGTCGCGCGCCTTTGAATACTGGCGCAATATCGACCAGACCATCGGCGACCGCATTGCCCAGCAGGTCACTGACGAACGGGCGAAACGCAGCTAATCGTCTTAAATAACAAAATGGCCTTCGCAATGAAGGCCATTTTTTTTGTCTTAACGCACGCGAAACGGCGTTATTTGGCAGCAGCAGCAGCCTGTTTCACCCAGCCATCGAATGTCGCCTGATGGGAGGCAATCCAGCCATCCACATGACGGTCGATATCGTCGGAACTGCCCTGTCCTTCATGCATCCGCAGGTTTTGCGCATTCACGTCCGCCAGCGGCAGCTTCATCACCGCAAACAGCTTCGCCGCGGCCGGATTCGCCTGGGCCCAGGCCTTGTTAGCAACGATATGTTCGTTGTTCACCGGGAAGCCGTAATTCTTGCCGTTGGGTAAAGTGGTATCCAGATCTTTCTGGCTACCCGGATTAGCAGAATGCGGCACCGTTAACCACACCACATCTTTCCCTGGCTTAAGTTCATCGCTGACCCAGTAAGGCGTCCAGGTGTAATAAAGCACCGGCTTGCCGGCCTTAAATCGGGTGAGCGTATCGGCGATAATCGCGGAATAATTTCCCTGGTTCTGCACCACCGTATTACTCAGGCCATACGCTTCAATCTGGGTGCTGATTACCGAGCCACATACCCAGCCAGGATTACAGCCGGCAAGGTCAGCTTTGCCATCGCCATCGGCATCAAATAATTTGGCGATATTGGGATCTTTCAGCTGCGAAATATCGTGGATATGATATTTGTCCGCAGTCTTTTTATCGATCAGATAGCCCTGCGCTGCACCGGAAATATAGGTGCCCTGACGATAAAATTTATTGTCGCCACCTGCTGAGGCGTACATGTCCTTTTGCAGCGGATCCCAGTTGACCGCCATATAGGTGGCGTCACCGCTGGCAATCGCCGTGTAGGCCACGTTGTAATCCACTTCTTTGATCGGTTGAACGTCGTAACCTAACGCCTGTAAGGCCCGGTTAACCAGCTCGGTCTGGAAGGTTTCTTCCGGCAAGCTACTCTGTACGGCGTTAACCACTACACCTTTGCCTGGTAACGTTGCCGAGAACGCTGGGGATGCACTGGCAAGGGTTGTAATGGCTAACGTCAAAATTCCGCTGGTTCGCATGATGAGTCCTTTTTATTTTTTTAGGTGTTAACGCTAAAAATAGAAGAAAAAATCACGCCACTCTCTTACAAATAACAACAGCCACTCTGGCAGTTTTTGGGTAAATATTTGCTGCGCTGAGTGAGGGTTATTTCATGAATAACGTATCAGGGAGTGCCGCAATATATTTAACGGGGTATACCCTACCACAGTGAAATTCTGAGGCAACCGGAAATGTCCGGCTCTCAGACCCCGGTCTTTAGCCCGATCCACGTCATAAGAATTTCCTATGCGTGCCACCTCTGCCGGAAAAAACCGATCAGCGTTACGATAGTGCGCAGACCAGCCAACCGACGAGAAACTGATGGAAATTGTTACGGCGCAAGCCGCTCATGTTGCAGGAATACAGCAGATTTATGCGTGGCACGTCCTTAATGGACTGGCGACTTTTGAGACCGAACCGCCTACTGCGGATGAGATGCTGGCAAGGCTTGCGAAAGTACAGGAAAGCGGAGGATTCTGGCTGGTGGCATTAGAAGAGCACCGGGTTGTCGGCTACTGCTACCTGGCGCCCTACCGCCCGCGTTATGCTTATCGCTTTACGCTGGAGGATTCGATCTATCTCGATCCTGACTGCGCCGGACGCGGTATTGGCCGCGCGTTGCTCGGTGAAGGCCTGCGCCAGGCGCAGGAAGCCGGATTCCGTCAGGTGATGACCGTCGTCGGCAACAGTGAAAATGTGGCTTCACTGGCCCTGCACCGCTCGCTGGGTTTTGAGCTGACCGGCGTACTGAAATCCGTGGGCTTTAAGCATGGCCGCTGGGTAGATACCGTGATGATGCAATGCACGCTGGGTGAAGGCGACACCACGATACCTCAGGATCGCTAAGCGTTATGGTCGGGCGGCGGTGCCGTCCGGCAAACGTGCGTTAGTCCAGTCCGGCAAGCCACCGGTCACCGGGAAGCGTTTCGCCTTCTCTTCATCAATATCGACGCCCAGTCCCGGACGATCGCTCAGGTAGGCATAGCCGCGATCGATTTCAGGACAACCCGGGAACACCTCCATCAGCGCATCATTCACCGGCGTATATTCCTGAATTCCGAAGTTGGTGACGCTCATATCCAGATGCAAATTGGCTGCCACGCCCACCGGCGAGATATCGCCCGGTCCGTGCCAGGCCGTGCGCACGCCGTGGATCTCGGCATAGGTGGCCAGTTTTTTCGCCGGGGTAATGCCGCCAATGGTGCTAACGTGGCAACGGATATAATCAATCAGCTGTTGCTGAATCAACGGCTTCCACTCGTTGACGTGGGTAAACAGCTCACCCATCGAGATCGGCGTGCTGCTCTGTGCGCGGATCATTTTCAGCCAGTCGATATTTTCCGGCGCAACCGGATCTTCGAGGAAGAACAGCTGATAGGGCTCCAGGCTCTTGGCCAGCTGCACTGACGCGACCGGCGTAATGCGTTCATGCACATCGTGGATAAACTCGACGCCAAAGCCAAGCTTGTTGCGCAGATGGTCGAACAGACGCGGCACCGCGCGGGCGTAAGCATCCGGATCGAAATAAATGCCCGGCGTCTGCGAACGCGGTGAGACCTTCGGCTGAATATTGCGCGCCTTCGCCAGTTTGCCGGCGATAAGCTTGAGATCGTCTGTGCCGGCACCGCCGTACATGCCCATCTGGCAACGAACATACTGATAACCCTCTTCCATTCTGGCGCGAATGTTATCTTCCACTTCGACTTCATCGGCACCATCGCAGTGGCGGTAGAGCGGAATGCCGTCGCGGCAACGTCCGCCCAGCAACTGGTACACCGGCAGGCCTGCCACTTTCCCTTTGATATCCCACAGCGCCATATCCACGCCCGAAAGCGCATTGTTCATCACCGGGCCGCTGCGCCAGTAACCGCTGACCGCCGCCGACTGCCAGATATCTTCATTGCGCAGCGGATCCTTACCAATCAGGAACGGCTTCATATAGTTTTCAATTGCGGCTTCCACGGCAAAAATGCGCTGGGTAAAGGTGGCGCAGCCGAGGCCGTACAATCCCGGCTGATTGGTTTCCACTTTCACCACCACCAGGTCGATACCACCCGGGGCGGTCAGCAGCGTTTTAATGTTGGTAATTTTCAACGTTTCCATAAGTCTCTCCGGATCACCGCAATGATGTATGATCTCCTACATGTTAGAGGTAAATAAAAACCTCATGACGAGGTTTTCTTAAGGTTATTTCTCTGTCAGCTTCACTTCTGTAATCGCGTCCACGTTGTGGGCCATGGCATTGTTTAACGTCTCGCTGGCGGTGGTCGCGTCGCGATTCTTCAGTGCCATAAACACTTTGATATGTGCTTCAACACTTTCCAGCGTGATCCCCAGTACCCGGTTTAACTCTTCAAGGTAATGGATATAAATGTTCTTCAGCGACTCCATCACATGGATGAAGACCTTGTTATGCGACGCCTTAACGATTGCCAGATGGAAATCATAGTCGGCCTGCGAATATTTCTTATAGTCGTCTTTGCTGACCAGCATGCGGTTTAAGGCCTGCTCCAACTGGCGGATGTCCTCATCCGTCGCCTTCTCTACCGCCAGGTCCATACAGCGGAATTCCACGGTCTGACGAAACACCCGCATATCATCAAACTCTTCCTGCGACAGGTGCAGGATCGGCTGGTTGTCACTGAACGCGCCATAGCGGGCGATCTCACGGGTGACGTAGGTGCCCTTGCCCTGATGGGTGATCACCACGCCCAGATCGCGCAGCTTCTGCACGGCACTGCGAACGCTGACGCGGCTGACGTTAAAGGTCTGCGTCAGCTCTGACTCGGAAGGCAGCTTGCAGCCGGGCTCCCAGACGCCGTCCTGGATATTCTTTTTCATTTGCTCGTAGATAACGTTCACCACGTTATGCTTCTGCACGCTTTCCAGTGTCACGTCTTTCCCCTGTTGCTGGTTAATGTCGCCATTCTATTCTGCTGGCTTGCTGATACCAGCAAAACAGCATGATTGACGTCGACCATCAGCTTGTCCTACAAGTCCGAATCTCTTTTTAGCACTCCCAATATCTCTCTGGCAAGGAATAGTTTTTCACTGTGCCAGACTGTGAAGTGAATCACAAAACCGCCTCATCACCCTGTTTTTACAGGCTATATTCAAGGCATAAAGTGGCCACACCACAGATTATTGTGATCGGGGCTACAATTTCTTAACCTGTAGATTGCTCAACTACCTCGCCTCACGTAGATCTAAAAACACAACTTGTTAGTCATGTTACATGAAGTTTTTCAGGAGTGATTATGTCTTCACTGTTCTCTCTCAGCGGCAAAACCGCGCTGATTACCGGTTCAACTCGCGGTCTGGGACTGGCCTACGCACAGGGACTGGCCGCTGCCGGTGCAACGGTCATTCTGAACGGCACCCAGGAAAGCCATATGCAGACGGCGCTGGCCACGTTGAAGGAACAGGGCGCCAATGCGCATGGCTTCCTGTTCAACGTGGCGGATGAAGACGCGGTCGAAGCGGTGTTTAAGGAGCTCGACGATCGGGATATTCATGTCGATATCGTGATCAACAACGCCGGCATTCAGTTCCGTCAGCCGATGCTTGAGCTGGCGTTAAGTGACTGGCAGCGCGTGCTGGACGTAAACCTGACCAGCGCCTTTCTGATCGGCCGAACCGCCGCCCGACGTATGGTATCCCGCACAACCGGCGGCAAAATTATCAATATCGGATCGCTGACCAGCGAGGCCGCCCGCGCCACGGTGGCGCCTTATACCGCGGCGAAAGGCGGCATCAAGCTGCTGACCAAATCAATGGCCGCTGAATGGGCACAGTACAACATCCAGAGTAATGCAATTGGTCCCGGCTACATCCTTACCGATATGAACCAGGCGCTGGTCGATAACGTTGAGTTCGATCAATGGGTGCGCAACAGCAACCCCTCCGGCCGCTGGGGAAAACCCGATGAACTGATTGGCACCGCCGTGTACCTGGCGTCTGACGCCTCTAATTACGTCAACGGCCAGATCATCTATGTCGATGGTGGCTGGCTGGCCACGCTGTAACCGTCTCACGAGCACAACATAATAATCCCGCCAGGCAATAAGACCTGGCCTCGTGCCCTACCGTTCGAAAACGCCGAGGTACTACCATGAACCAGACCCGTGCAGGGACATTGCCCGCCAGCCGCTGGGGGAAACTGATCCCCATCGCCTTTATCACTTACAATCTTGCCTATCTGGACCGCGCCAATTATGGCTTTGGTGCGGCGGCCGGACTGGCAGAAGATCTGAATATCACCCCAGGCATCTCTTCTCTGCTGGGCGCCCTGTTCTTCCTCGGCTACTTCTTCTTTCAGGTGCCTGGCGGGATTTATGCGGAAAAGCATTCGGCAAAGCGTCTGATTTTCTGGAGCCTGATCCTCTGGGGGATACTGGCTGCGGCCACCGGTATGGTGCACAACATCGCCCTGCTGGCGGCCATCCGCTTCCTGCTGGGTGTGGCGGAAAGCGTGGTGATGCCGGCGATGCTGATCTTTCTCAGCCACTGGTTTACCCGCGCGGAACGCTCCAAAGCCAACACCTTTTTGTTCCTTGGCAACCCGATTACCGTGTTGTGGATGTCGATCCTCTCCGGTTACCTGGTTAATGCCTTTGGCTGGCGCGGAATGTTTATTATCGAAGGGGTGCCCGCTATCCTCTGGGCCTTTATCTGGTGGGCGGTGTACGCCGACCGGCCGCGCGATGCTAAATGGCTGAACGACAGCGAAAAGCGATCCATTGAAGAAGCGCTGGCGGCTGAGCAGGAAAATATCAAACCGGTTAAAAACTACCGTGAAGCGTTTCGTTCACCGAAAGTGCTGGCGCTGGCCTTTATCCACTTTTTCTGGAATATCGGCATGTACGGTTTCATTATGTGGCTGCCGTCGATGCTCAAATCCGCGTCCGGCCTCGGCATCGTCGCTACCGGCTGGCTTTCTGCCGCCCCTTATGTGCTTGCCATTCCGCTGATGCTCGCCGCATCCTGGTTCTCCGATAAATTCCAGCAACGTAAATTGATCGTGGTGCTGTTCCTGGGGCTGGGCGC carries:
- a CDS encoding MFS transporter, with amino-acid sequence MNQTRAGTLPASRWGKLIPIAFITYNLAYLDRANYGFGAAAGLAEDLNITPGISSLLGALFFLGYFFFQVPGGIYAEKHSAKRLIFWSLILWGILAAATGMVHNIALLAAIRFLLGVAESVVMPAMLIFLSHWFTRAERSKANTFLFLGNPITVLWMSILSGYLVNAFGWRGMFIIEGVPAILWAFIWWAVYADRPRDAKWLNDSEKRSIEEALAAEQENIKPVKNYREAFRSPKVLALAFIHFFWNIGMYGFIMWLPSMLKSASGLGIVATGWLSAAPYVLAIPLMLAASWFSDKFQQRKLIVVLFLGLGAVCFIASFSIGASHFWLSWALLVIAGGAMYTPYGPFFAAIPEMIPRNVVAGAMSFVVCFGALGSFVGAWIVGYLNGVTGSPDASYVFMGGSLVFAVLLTALTRFSSQTPVVAKTTSAY